The following proteins come from a genomic window of Amaranthus tricolor cultivar Red isolate AtriRed21 chromosome 14, ASM2621246v1, whole genome shotgun sequence:
- the LOC130799779 gene encoding F-box protein CPR1-like, whose product MENIPLEIILYGVLPRLPAKSLKCFNCVSKPWLALISSNEFINDHLHYTLASNTNHLLILTGNDTCLYSCNLDFPKGGTVKLPSFGIEPSVVGSCNGLLCIQSYRPYCLVLLNPSTGSYRELPSLLPSRRCSAMNFGFGFDSKNDDYKVVRIVDRYSSLGFLGYHMDRIVHVYSLKKNSWEVIEWTSPECSMGPSRENGALVNNHLLHWKFWCLLESKYRIRCFDLCEKQWINDVPLPDCMEMGFNTYSDQNSNTQDRLLDLWVFDGRLYLSIKNQKQSAVDIWVMNEYGIKDSWVKLFEISDPRVFESTRVSLIAYQSIKRQILLRIVYKAEHKILWYDIESETVEIAVIGGLNDSLWVDVCKGTLLDVPGGSKIGTTKQMA is encoded by the coding sequence ATGGAAAATATACCACTGGAGATCATCTTGTACGGCGTACTCCCAAGATTGCCTGCTAAATCTCTAAAGTGCTTCAACTGCGTTTCCAAACCATGGCTAGCCTTGATATCTAGCAATGAGTTCATCAACGATCATCTCCACTATACTCTTGCATCAAACACAAATCACCTTCTAATTCTCACCGGAAATGACACTTGCCTCTACTCATGCAACTTGGATTTTCCAAAAGGCGGTACTGTCAAGTTGCCGAGCTTTGGTATTGAGCCCTCGGTTGTTGGATCTTGTAATGGCTTGCTTTGCATTCAAAGTTATAGGCCTTATTGTCTTGTTTTGCTTAATCCGTCAACTGGAAGCTACCGGGAACTTCCCTCTTTGCTTCCATCTAGAAGATGTTCTGCTATGAattttgggtttgggtttgatAGTAAAAATGATGATTATAAAGTGGTCAGAATAGTAGACCGTTATTCTTCCTTGGGGTTCCTTGGTTACCATATGGATAGAATAGTTCATGTTTATAGCTTGAAGAAAAATTCCTGGGAAGTAATTGAGTGGACATCACCTGAATGTTCAATGGGACCCTCCCGTGAAAATGGTGCCCTTGTAAACAACCATCTTCTTCATTGGAAGTTTTGGTGTTTATTGGAAAGTAAGTATCGGATACGTTGCTTTGACCTCTGTGAAAAACAATGGATCAATGATGTCCCTTTGCCGGACTGTATGGAAATGGGTTTTAACACTTATTCTGATCAGAATAGCAATACACAAGATAGACTGCTAGATCTTTGGGTTTTCGATGGACGTTTGTATTTGTCGatcaaaaatcaaaagcaaTCGGCTGTTGATATATGGGTCATGAATGAGTATGGTATAAAAGATTCTTGGGTTAAGCTGTTTGAAATATCAGATCCAAGGGTGTTCGAATCAACACGAGTTTCACTCATTGCTTATCAAAGCATTAAGCGTCAGATTTTGCTTAGGATAGTGTATAAAGCTGAGCATAAGATTTTGTGGTACGATATTGAGAGTGAAACAGTGGAGATTGCTGTAATCGGTGGTCTCAATGATAGCCTTTGGGTTGATGTATGTAAAGGCACCCTTCTTGATGTTCCTGGTGGTTCAAAAATTGGAACAACAAAACAAATGGCTTAG